The following coding sequences are from one Streptomyces venezuelae window:
- a CDS encoding FGGY family carbohydrate kinase has protein sequence MITHERDPARRPVLAVDQGTSGTKALVVCPERGVIGTGAAPVRPRFLPGGLVEVDPAELLSSVVEAGRAALADAGEPVAAIGLANQGETVLAWDPETGEPLTDALVWQDRRAESVCAELGAHQDELRQLTGLPLDPYFAAPKMAWLRRHRTRRGAVTTSDAWLVHRLTGAYVTDAATAGRTQLLDLDTVEWSPRALELYGLGDEHLPRVVDSAGEFGTTTAFGPEIPLTGLLVDQQAALLGQDVTAPGSAKCTYGTGAFLLAQTGAHPRRGDSGLVSCVAWRLAGRSSYCLDGQVYTAASAVRWLADLGVIAGAEDIDPIGSAVPDAGGVTFVPALAGLAAPWWRGDLRGSVSGLGLDTTAGHLVRALCEGIAAQVVALADAVAADMGEPLTSLRVDGGLTRSALLMQAQADLLQLPIEVAELTESTALGAAAVARIGIDPTLTVADAVPEWRPAAVYEPRIGADLAAERLAGFRSAVSALMERTS, from the coding sequence GTGATCACTCATGAGCGGGATCCGGCGCGAAGGCCCGTGCTCGCCGTGGACCAGGGCACATCCGGGACCAAGGCCCTCGTGGTCTGCCCGGAGCGTGGTGTGATCGGAACGGGTGCCGCGCCGGTGCGGCCCCGGTTCCTCCCCGGCGGGCTCGTCGAGGTCGACCCCGCCGAGCTGTTGTCGTCCGTCGTCGAAGCGGGGCGCGCGGCGCTCGCGGACGCGGGGGAGCCGGTCGCCGCCATCGGCCTCGCCAATCAGGGCGAGACCGTTCTCGCCTGGGACCCGGAGACGGGCGAGCCTCTCACCGACGCCCTCGTGTGGCAGGACCGCAGAGCCGAGTCCGTCTGTGCTGAACTCGGCGCACACCAGGACGAGTTGCGGCAGCTCACCGGGCTGCCCCTCGACCCCTACTTCGCCGCGCCCAAAATGGCGTGGCTACGTCGCCATCGCACCCGGCGGGGCGCCGTCACGACCAGCGACGCCTGGCTCGTCCACCGCCTCACCGGCGCCTACGTCACCGACGCCGCGACGGCCGGCCGCACCCAGCTCCTCGATCTCGACACCGTCGAATGGTCCCCGCGGGCCCTCGAGCTCTACGGACTCGGCGACGAGCACCTGCCCCGCGTCGTCGACAGCGCGGGCGAGTTCGGCACGACCACCGCCTTCGGCCCCGAGATCCCCCTCACCGGCCTCCTCGTCGACCAGCAGGCCGCCCTCCTCGGCCAGGACGTGACCGCACCCGGCAGCGCCAAGTGCACCTACGGAACAGGGGCGTTCCTGCTCGCCCAGACCGGCGCGCACCCGCGCCGCGGCGACTCGGGCCTCGTCAGCTGCGTCGCCTGGCGCCTCGCGGGACGGAGCAGTTACTGCCTCGACGGGCAGGTGTACACCGCCGCGTCCGCCGTCCGCTGGCTCGCCGACCTCGGCGTGATCGCGGGCGCCGAGGACATCGACCCCATCGGCTCGGCCGTCCCCGACGCCGGCGGCGTCACCTTCGTACCGGCGCTAGCAGGCCTCGCGGCGCCCTGGTGGCGCGGTGACCTGCGCGGATCGGTGAGCGGTCTCGGCCTCGACACCACCGCCGGCCACCTGGTGCGCGCCCTGTGCGAGGGCATCGCCGCGCAGGTCGTCGCGCTCGCCGACGCCGTGGCCGCGGACATGGGGGAGCCGTTGACGAGCCTCCGCGTCGACGGCGGCCTGACCCGGTCGGCCCTCCTCATGCAGGCCCAGGCGGATCTGCTGCAACTTCCCATAGAAGTAGCGGAATTGACCGAAAGCACCGCACTTGGCGCCGCCGCCGTCGCCCGTATCGGCATCGATCCCACCCTCACGGTCGCCGACGCCGTACCGGAGTGGCGGCCCGCCGCCGTCTACGAACCGCGCATCGGCGCGGACCTCGCCGCCGAACGTCTCGCCGGGTTCCGCTCGGCGGTGTCGGCGCTCATGGAACGTACGTCCTGA
- a CDS encoding GntR family transcriptional regulator, which translates to MNPPSTGQAPQTPRNRQRTRADRARQVAEVLRRQIASGSFTSGMLPDERTLIADFAVSRNTVREALGVLRGEGVVERRQGVGTVIVRRPFEHTLERLTGLAETLGTHGEVVNQVRVAGLVRPPGDVARKLDVPVGGRVVHIERLRLLDGVPLSLDLTYLAADIGEPLLTADLAGRDLFGLIEQSIGARLGSASVTMHAVGGDPHTCALLDIPAGSALFTVERLTRLPDGRPVDLEFLRIRGDRLAFRAELVRAGGGAR; encoded by the coding sequence ATGAACCCCCCGTCCACCGGGCAGGCGCCACAGACACCGCGGAACCGGCAGCGGACCCGGGCGGACCGTGCCCGGCAGGTCGCCGAGGTGTTGCGCCGTCAGATCGCCTCCGGGTCCTTCACGTCGGGCATGCTGCCGGACGAGCGGACGCTGATCGCCGACTTCGCGGTCTCGCGCAACACCGTGCGCGAGGCGTTGGGCGTCCTGCGCGGCGAAGGCGTGGTCGAGCGGCGCCAGGGCGTCGGCACGGTGATCGTACGGCGGCCCTTCGAGCACACCCTGGAACGGCTGACCGGCCTCGCGGAGACGCTGGGCACGCACGGCGAGGTGGTCAACCAGGTGCGGGTCGCGGGCCTGGTGCGGCCGCCCGGCGACGTGGCACGCAAGCTGGACGTCCCCGTCGGCGGCCGGGTGGTCCACATCGAGCGGCTGCGGCTCCTGGACGGCGTGCCGCTCTCCCTCGACCTGACCTACCTGGCCGCGGACATCGGGGAGCCGCTGCTCACCGCCGACCTGGCGGGGCGGGACCTGTTCGGGCTCATCGAGCAGTCCATCGGCGCCCGGCTCGGCTCGGCGAGCGTCACCATGCACGCGGTGGGCGGCGACCCGCACACGTGCGCGCTGCTCGACATCCCGGCCGGTTCGGCACTGTTCACCGTCGAACGCCTGACGAGGCTGCCGGACGGGCGGCCGGTGGACCTGGAGTTCCTGCGCATCCGCGGCGACCGGCTGGCTTTCCGGGCCGAACTGGTCCGGGCGGGAGGCGGCGCGCGATGA
- a CDS encoding long-chain-fatty-acid--CoA ligase: MATLSLAAILAEPARRHPDRTALVEGDLRLTFKELWQKARAQGAALAKLGVRPGDRVALMAPNTAEFPTAYYAILAAGGVVVPVHLLLSTEEVEHVLRDSGATLLLCHPAQAKTGAAAAEATDVRMVRLGGDGELEALAAATEPLTAYATRDADDPAVVFYTSGTTGVPKGAVLSHFNLVMNATVNAFDANDIRPDDTALGALPLFHAFGQTVSMNSTWRAGATLVLLPRFDAARAIELMVEENVNTFHGVPTMYVGLVAAAEAAAELPELRICISGGASLPVAVLERFEKAFGTPVYEGYGLSETSPTASVNQPDFGTRPGTIGHPLWGVDVEIARADVDDRVELLPVGELGEVVIRGHNVFSGYLGRPEATAEALVDGWFRSGDLGTKDADGFLSIVDRKKDVIIRGGYNVYPREVEEVLMRHPSVGQAAVIGLPDPVHGEEICAVVVAAEDATPDLARTIIEWSKEHLGRHKYPRLVEFTDELPLGPSMKVLKRELRAHYSA, from the coding sequence ATGGCCACGCTCTCCCTCGCCGCGATCCTCGCCGAGCCCGCCCGCCGCCACCCGGACCGCACCGCGCTCGTCGAGGGCGACCTGCGCCTCACCTTCAAGGAGCTGTGGCAGAAGGCCCGTGCCCAGGGCGCCGCCCTCGCGAAGCTGGGTGTGCGGCCCGGGGACCGTGTGGCGCTCATGGCCCCCAACACCGCCGAGTTCCCCACGGCGTACTACGCCATCCTCGCCGCGGGCGGAGTCGTCGTCCCCGTCCACCTGCTGCTCTCCACCGAAGAGGTCGAGCACGTCCTGCGCGACAGCGGCGCGACCCTGCTCCTCTGCCACCCCGCCCAGGCGAAGACCGGCGCGGCAGCCGCCGAAGCGACCGACGTACGCATGGTGCGACTCGGCGGCGACGGCGAGCTTGAGGCCCTGGCCGCCGCCACCGAACCCCTCACCGCCTACGCCACGCGCGACGCCGACGACCCCGCCGTCGTCTTCTACACCAGCGGCACCACGGGCGTCCCCAAGGGCGCCGTCCTCAGCCACTTCAACCTGGTGATGAACGCGACCGTCAACGCGTTCGACGCCAACGACATACGCCCCGACGACACCGCCCTCGGCGCGCTCCCCCTCTTCCACGCCTTCGGTCAGACCGTCTCCATGAACTCGACGTGGCGGGCGGGCGCCACCCTCGTCCTGCTGCCGCGCTTCGACGCGGCACGGGCCATCGAGCTGATGGTCGAGGAGAACGTCAACACCTTCCACGGCGTCCCCACCATGTACGTGGGCCTGGTGGCCGCCGCCGAGGCCGCGGCGGAACTGCCCGAGCTGCGGATCTGCATATCCGGCGGCGCCTCCCTCCCCGTCGCCGTGCTCGAACGCTTCGAGAAGGCCTTCGGCACGCCCGTGTACGAGGGGTACGGCCTCTCCGAGACCTCGCCGACCGCCTCCGTCAACCAGCCCGACTTCGGCACCAGGCCCGGCACCATCGGCCACCCCCTCTGGGGCGTCGACGTCGAGATCGCCCGCGCCGACGTCGACGACCGTGTCGAACTGCTGCCCGTCGGCGAACTCGGCGAGGTCGTCATCCGCGGCCACAACGTCTTCTCGGGCTACCTCGGACGCCCCGAGGCCACCGCGGAGGCCCTGGTCGACGGCTGGTTCCGCAGCGGAGACCTCGGCACCAAGGACGCCGACGGGTTCCTCTCCATCGTCGACCGCAAGAAGGACGTCATCATCCGCGGCGGCTACAACGTCTACCCGCGCGAGGTCGAAGAGGTCCTCATGCGCCACCCGTCCGTCGGCCAGGCCGCCGTGATCGGCCTGCCCGACCCGGTGCACGGCGAGGAGATCTGCGCGGTCGTCGTGGCGGCCGAAGACGCCACGCCCGACCTCGCGAGGACGATCATCGAGTGGTCCAAGGAGCACCTCGGCCGCCACAAGTACCCGCGCCTGGTGGAGTTCACCGACGAGCTCCCGCTCGGCCCGAGCATGAAGGTCCTCAAGCGGGAACTGCGCGCCCACTACAGCGCGTGA
- a CDS encoding MFS transporter, which translates to MNPGRRITPTYGKALPREPPCGVRALESPAPEPDGPGPGPLTVAVLCLCVTLVVGMVSAVNLAVPALSRSALRPSAESVLWVVDGYVVVFACLLIPGGALADRLGRKRVLAAGMGLFTAGCALCAVAPGVGVVIAGRVVSGVGAAAVLPTTLALMVGGAPSHRRPRLVALWASMTGLAAVLGNVGGGAALQLGSWRALFWSVVPLSVVALVLVLVFSPAPPRHDRPVSVVSAGLLTAGFLALLSGIVSGPGAGWGSARVLAGFAAAVVLLTLWAVRELRREHPMLDPRLFAVPVVRAGAVGMALVFLGMFGLFYVNGQYLQYAMGYSPLGAGVRLLPMAAALLLAPRCAVALERRAGPRSTLGSGLAVLAAGLGTVSLVGPSTPYPLYALGATLTAVGCGLATPLLSHGMMSALPAHRAGVGSGLQSLARELGSALGVAVSGSVVTQTFIAGLPAPLRGPDAPTTVPAAEQALSAQELASAGLRDAVVADFTVALDTAMRVLAVLVVAVGALVVAWYPVRRGRGE; encoded by the coding sequence ATGAACCCCGGCCGCAGGATCACGCCCACGTACGGGAAGGCGCTCCCTCGCGAGCCTCCTTGCGGCGTCCGGGCCCTCGAATCCCCGGCGCCCGAGCCCGACGGACCCGGCCCCGGCCCGCTGACCGTCGCCGTGCTCTGCCTGTGCGTCACCCTGGTCGTCGGCATGGTCTCCGCCGTGAACCTCGCCGTCCCCGCGCTGTCGCGGAGCGCCCTGCGCCCGTCGGCGGAGTCGGTGCTGTGGGTGGTCGACGGCTACGTCGTGGTCTTCGCCTGTCTGCTCATCCCGGGCGGCGCGCTCGCCGACCGGCTCGGCCGCAAACGGGTGTTGGCGGCCGGTATGGGCCTGTTCACCGCCGGCTGCGCGCTGTGCGCGGTGGCGCCGGGAGTCGGCGTGGTGATCGCGGGGCGGGTGGTGAGCGGTGTCGGTGCCGCCGCGGTGCTGCCGACGACGCTCGCCCTGATGGTGGGCGGAGCACCGTCCCACCGTCGGCCGCGGCTGGTCGCGCTGTGGGCGTCGATGACGGGTCTGGCGGCCGTGCTGGGCAACGTCGGCGGTGGCGCGGCGCTCCAACTCGGTTCGTGGCGCGCGCTGTTCTGGAGCGTGGTGCCGCTGTCCGTCGTGGCACTCGTCCTGGTGCTGGTGTTCTCCCCGGCGCCCCCACGGCACGACCGTCCGGTGTCGGTGGTGTCGGCGGGCCTGCTGACGGCCGGGTTCCTCGCCCTCCTGTCGGGCATCGTGTCCGGTCCCGGGGCGGGTTGGGGCAGCGCACGGGTGCTGGCCGGGTTCGCGGCGGCGGTGGTGCTGCTGACGCTCTGGGCGGTCCGTGAGCTGCGGCGCGAGCACCCCATGCTGGACCCCAGGCTGTTCGCCGTGCCCGTGGTGCGGGCGGGCGCGGTCGGCATGGCGCTGGTGTTCCTGGGGATGTTCGGCCTGTTCTACGTCAACGGGCAGTACTTGCAGTACGCCATGGGCTACTCGCCGCTGGGGGCGGGGGTGCGGTTGCTGCCGATGGCGGCGGCGCTGCTGCTCGCGCCGCGCTGCGCGGTGGCCCTGGAGAGGCGCGCCGGCCCGCGGTCGACGCTCGGGTCGGGGCTCGCGGTGCTGGCGGCCGGTCTCGGTACGGTCTCGTTGGTCGGCCCGAGCACCCCGTACCCCTTGTATGCGCTCGGGGCGACCCTCACCGCCGTCGGATGCGGCCTGGCGACGCCGCTGTTGTCGCACGGCATGATGTCCGCGCTGCCCGCGCACCGGGCAGGAGTCGGCTCGGGCCTGCAGAGCCTGGCGAGGGAGTTGGGCAGCGCGCTGGGCGTGGCGGTCAGCGGCAGCGTGGTGACGCAGACGTTCATCGCGGGCCTCCCGGCCCCGTTGCGAGGTCCCGACGCGCCCACCACTGTCCCGGCGGCGGAACAGGCGCTTTCCGCACAGGAGTTGGCCTCCGCGGGGCTTCGAGACGCGGTCGTCGCCGACTTCACCGTCGCACTGGACACCGCGATGCGGGTGCTGGCCGTGCTGGTGGTGGCGGTCGGCGCGCTGGTCGTCGCGTGGTACCCGGTCAGACGCGGTCGTGGAGAGTGA
- a CDS encoding VOC family protein, giving the protein MPVTGPDFISLQARDLAASQAFYEQYLGLVRSQTGPPHAVVFETKPIAFALREVVPGTDLSSVPQPGIGAAIWLHATDVQAIHDALAADGHTIVSAPIDGPFGRTFTFADPDGYRITLHDRV; this is encoded by the coding sequence ATGCCCGTCACCGGTCCCGACTTCATCTCGCTCCAGGCGCGCGACCTCGCCGCTTCCCAGGCGTTCTACGAGCAGTACCTCGGCCTCGTCCGCTCGCAGACCGGACCTCCGCACGCCGTCGTCTTCGAGACGAAGCCCATCGCGTTCGCACTCCGCGAGGTCGTCCCCGGCACCGATCTCTCCTCCGTCCCACAGCCCGGCATCGGCGCGGCGATCTGGCTCCACGCCACCGACGTCCAGGCCATCCACGACGCCCTCGCCGCCGACGGTCACACCATCGTGTCCGCGCCGATCGACGGACCCTTCGGCCGGACGTTCACCTTCGCCGACCCCGACGGTTACCGGATCACTCTCCACGACCGCGTCTGA
- a CDS encoding MarR family winged helix-turn-helix transcriptional regulator, protein MSQKGAGIDLDQSLGYLLKEASSALRAAMEEVLRPLGMSVTHYSCLELLAQRPGLSNSELARGAFVTRQTMNVLLQALERDGHVTRPAEAPVGKALPARLTPSGRQSLEKATAAVRSVELRMLSGMSGAEQEAAFRSLKSMVRSLRTGDGDA, encoded by the coding sequence ATGAGTCAAAAGGGCGCCGGTATCGACCTGGACCAGTCGCTGGGCTACCTGCTGAAGGAGGCGTCGAGCGCGCTGCGCGCCGCCATGGAGGAGGTGCTGAGGCCGCTCGGGATGAGCGTCACGCACTACTCCTGCCTCGAACTGCTGGCCCAGCGGCCGGGCCTGTCGAACTCCGAGCTCGCGCGCGGCGCCTTCGTGACCCGGCAGACGATGAACGTGCTGCTCCAGGCACTGGAGCGAGACGGCCATGTGACCAGGCCCGCGGAGGCCCCCGTCGGCAAGGCCCTCCCCGCGCGCCTCACGCCGAGCGGCCGGCAGAGCCTGGAGAAGGCGACCGCGGCGGTCCGGTCCGTCGAGCTGAGAATGCTGTCGGGTATGTCCGGTGCCGAACAGGAGGCCGCGTTCCGGAGCCTGAAGAGCATGGTGCGTTCCCTGCGTACCGGTGACGGCGACGCGTAG
- a CDS encoding FAD-dependent oxidoreductase, producing MAVTRRGAPPDVTYDVTVIGAGVVGAAIARELARHPGLRIALAEAADDVGEGTSKANTAILHTGFDAVPGSLESRLVREGQAMLAAYAAESGIPVEPVGALLVAWDDDQLAALPDLLSKAERNGQDAARLLGAAEVRAREPHLGPGALGALDVPGESIICPWSTTLAYATQAVRAGVDLLLNCRVVGVGSAGEAHLLTTSRGALRTRYLVNAAGLHADTVDRMLGHDAFTVTPRRGQLIVYDKFARDLVQHILLPVPTALGKGVLVAPTVYGNVLLGPTAEELDDKSATGTTAEGIAALRERGHRILPELLDEEVTAVYAGLRAATGQDDYRIGAHKEQRYVTVGGIRSTGLTASLAIAAHVTELLAATGLELSGPRDLEPVRMPNLGEAFPRPYQRADLVAADPAYGEIVCHCERVTRGEIRDALTATVPPGSPDGLRRRTRARGGRCQGFYCGAEVRELYERGAEMGTG from the coding sequence ATGGCCGTGACCAGGCGTGGCGCGCCGCCGGACGTGACGTACGACGTGACCGTCATCGGCGCCGGAGTCGTCGGCGCGGCCATCGCCCGCGAGCTGGCCCGCCACCCCGGGCTGCGCATCGCCCTCGCCGAGGCGGCCGACGACGTCGGCGAGGGTACGTCGAAGGCGAACACGGCGATCCTGCACACCGGCTTCGACGCGGTGCCCGGCTCCCTGGAGTCCCGCCTGGTCCGCGAGGGTCAGGCGATGCTCGCCGCGTACGCCGCCGAGTCCGGGATCCCCGTCGAGCCGGTCGGCGCACTGCTTGTCGCCTGGGACGACGACCAACTGGCCGCTCTGCCCGACCTGTTGTCGAAAGCGGAACGCAACGGCCAAGACGCGGCACGCCTTCTCGGGGCCGCCGAGGTCCGGGCGCGTGAGCCGCACCTCGGCCCCGGCGCCCTCGGCGCGCTCGACGTCCCCGGCGAGAGCATCATCTGCCCCTGGAGCACCACCCTCGCGTACGCCACCCAGGCCGTACGCGCGGGTGTGGACCTGTTGCTGAACTGCCGTGTGGTGGGGGTCGGTTCGGCAGGCGAAGCCCACCTCCTGACGACCAGTCGCGGCGCCCTGCGCACCCGGTACCTCGTCAACGCCGCGGGTCTGCACGCCGACACCGTCGACCGGATGCTCGGCCACGACGCCTTCACCGTCACCCCGCGCCGGGGCCAGCTCATCGTCTACGACAAGTTCGCCCGCGACCTCGTACAGCACATCCTGCTGCCCGTCCCCACGGCACTCGGCAAGGGCGTCCTCGTGGCGCCGACCGTGTACGGAAACGTTCTTCTCGGGCCCACCGCCGAGGAGCTGGACGACAAGTCGGCCACCGGGACGACGGCCGAAGGCATCGCGGCCCTGCGCGAGAGGGGCCACCGGATCCTCCCGGAACTGCTCGACGAGGAGGTCACCGCGGTCTACGCGGGACTGCGCGCCGCCACCGGCCAGGACGACTACCGCATCGGCGCGCACAAGGAACAGCGTTACGTCACCGTCGGCGGCATCCGCTCCACCGGCCTCACCGCTTCCCTGGCCATCGCCGCCCACGTCACGGAGCTCCTCGCGGCCACGGGCCTGGAGCTCTCCGGACCCCGCGACCTGGAACCGGTCCGCATGCCCAACCTCGGCGAGGCCTTCCCACGCCCCTACCAGCGCGCCGACCTCGTCGCGGCGGACCCGGCGTACGGCGAGATCGTCTGCCACTGCGAGCGCGTGACGCGCGGCGAGATCCGCGACGCGCTCACGGCCACGGTCCCGCCGGGATCGCCGGACGGCCTGCGGCGCCGCACACGGGCGCGGGGCGGACGCTGCCAGGGCTTCTACTGCGGTGCCGAGGTGCGGGAACTCTACGAACGGGGTGCGGAAATGGGTACCGGATGA
- a CDS encoding thiolase family protein — MRTVHFAAARRTPIGKLRGALSSVRPDDLAAAVVKGLLADIPQLDPARIDDIYWGAANQAGEDNRNVARMAALLAGLPETVPGATVNRLCASGLEAVTTAARTVAAGEADIVLAGGSESMSRAPFVLPRPDEALPHRMETADTRLGWRLTNPRMKDLHGVLAMGETAEEVAERYGVSRERQDAFALRSHQYAAAARKNGHFDDELLPVTRPDGTVVDTDECVREDTSYEKLSGLRPVFRKDGTVTAGNASPMNDGAAGLLIVSEEALNDLGLESLGRYAAGASAGVHPDVMGIGPVPATRKVLARVGWNVDDLQEAEFNEAFAAQALACVDSLGIDPELVNPSGGAIALGHPLGCSGARILTTLLHRMRRTGATRGLATMCVGVGQGSALLVERD, encoded by the coding sequence GTGCGCACCGTCCACTTCGCCGCCGCCCGCCGCACCCCCATCGGGAAACTCCGCGGTGCCCTCTCCTCCGTACGCCCCGACGACCTCGCGGCGGCCGTCGTGAAGGGACTCCTCGCCGACATCCCCCAGCTCGACCCCGCCCGGATCGACGACATCTACTGGGGCGCCGCCAACCAGGCGGGGGAGGACAACCGCAACGTCGCGAGGATGGCCGCCCTCCTCGCGGGACTCCCCGAAACCGTGCCGGGCGCCACCGTCAACCGGCTCTGCGCCTCGGGCCTCGAAGCCGTCACGACCGCCGCGCGCACCGTCGCCGCGGGCGAGGCCGACATCGTCCTCGCGGGCGGCTCCGAGTCCATGAGCCGCGCCCCGTTCGTACTGCCCCGCCCCGACGAGGCGCTGCCGCACCGCATGGAGACCGCCGACACCCGCCTCGGCTGGCGGCTCACGAACCCGAGGATGAAGGACCTGCACGGCGTCCTCGCGATGGGCGAGACCGCCGAGGAGGTCGCGGAGCGGTACGGCGTCTCGCGCGAACGTCAGGACGCCTTCGCGCTCCGCAGCCACCAGTACGCGGCCGCCGCCCGCAAGAACGGTCACTTCGACGACGAACTGCTCCCCGTCACGCGGCCGGACGGCACCGTCGTCGACACCGACGAATGCGTGCGCGAGGACACCTCGTACGAGAAGCTCAGCGGCCTGCGCCCCGTCTTCCGCAAGGACGGCACCGTCACCGCGGGCAACGCGTCACCGATGAACGACGGCGCGGCCGGACTGCTGATCGTCAGCGAGGAGGCCCTGAACGACCTCGGCCTCGAATCCCTCGGACGGTACGCGGCAGGCGCGTCGGCGGGCGTCCACCCGGACGTCATGGGCATCGGTCCCGTCCCCGCCACGCGGAAGGTGCTCGCCCGCGTCGGCTGGAACGTCGACGACCTCCAGGAAGCCGAGTTCAACGAGGCGTTCGCCGCCCAGGCACTCGCCTGCGTCGACTCCCTCGGCATCGACCCCGAGCTCGTCAACCCGTCCGGCGGAGCGATCGCCCTGGGCCACCCGCTCGGCTGCTCCGGCGCCCGCATCCTCACCACCCTGCTGCACCGGATGCGCCGCACGGGCGCCACGCGCGGCCTCGCCACCATGTGCGTCGGTGTCGGGCAGGGCAGCGCGCTCCTGGTCGAGCGCGACTGA
- a CDS encoding NAD(P)/FAD-dependent oxidoreductase: MRRERIVDVLVVGAGPAGLATAAGLAAAGVGEVEVVDRERQAGGIPRHCLHGGFGRLGMTGPQYAERCVAAAVGTGAVLRTGVSVTAWAAPLTVDTTSPRGLERITARAVVLATGARERPRAARLVPGTRPAGVYTTGELQQAADLHRQRIGTRAVVVGAEPVSFTALDTLRRAGVSVAALVTEHPRHQARPARALDARLRHGVPLLTDATVVELVGRGRLSGVALRHRDGRTAHVACDTVVFTGDFVPDHELARRAGLLLDPGTRGPAVDGAFRTDGRGVFAVGNVLHAAEPARAVAREGTRAAEAVRRYLSDGDWPSASVRLRVTAPLAWIAPNRLTPDDPTGAFTLRATEFVARPTLVITQDGRILHRTRPRSPAVPNRPFRVAGEWTGRVDTEGGAVRIALG; this comes from the coding sequence ATGAGGCGCGAGCGCATCGTCGACGTCCTGGTCGTCGGCGCGGGACCCGCGGGTCTCGCCACGGCGGCCGGGCTCGCCGCGGCGGGTGTCGGCGAGGTCGAGGTGGTGGACCGGGAGCGGCAGGCCGGCGGTATCCCGCGGCACTGTCTGCACGGCGGCTTCGGACGCCTCGGGATGACCGGGCCGCAGTACGCGGAGCGCTGCGTGGCGGCGGCCGTGGGCACCGGCGCCGTCCTGCGGACCGGCGTCAGCGTGACGGCGTGGGCGGCACCGCTCACCGTCGACACCACGAGCCCCCGGGGTCTGGAGCGCATCACCGCCCGCGCGGTCGTCCTCGCCACCGGGGCCCGCGAACGGCCCCGCGCCGCCCGCCTCGTCCCCGGCACCCGGCCCGCCGGGGTGTACACCACGGGCGAGCTGCAGCAGGCCGCCGACCTCCACCGGCAACGGATCGGGACGCGTGCCGTCGTCGTCGGCGCGGAACCGGTCAGCTTCACCGCCCTGGACACCCTGCGCCGGGCCGGGGTCTCCGTCGCCGCGCTCGTCACCGAGCACCCGCGCCACCAGGCACGGCCCGCCCGCGCCCTCGACGCACGGCTGCGGCACGGCGTGCCCCTGCTCACCGACGCCACCGTGGTGGAACTCGTCGGACGCGGCCGACTCTCGGGCGTCGCGCTCCGGCACCGGGACGGCAGGACGGCGCACGTCGCCTGCGACACCGTCGTCTTCACCGGCGACTTCGTCCCCGACCACGAACTGGCTCGGCGCGCCGGCCTGTTGCTGGACCCCGGCACGCGCGGCCCGGCGGTCGACGGCGCCTTCCGCACGGACGGGCGCGGTGTCTTCGCGGTGGGCAACGTGCTGCACGCCGCCGAACCGGCACGCGCGGTGGCGCGCGAGGGAACACGGGCGGCGGAGGCCGTGCGGCGCTACCTCTCCGACGGCGACTGGCCCTCGGCTTCGGTGCGGCTGCGGGTCACGGCGCCGCTCGCCTGGATCGCCCCGAACCGCCTCACGCCGGACGACCCGACCGGCGCGTTCACCCTCCGCGCGACCGAGTTCGTCGCGCGCCCGACGCTGGTGATCACGCAGGACGGCAGGATCCTGCACCGCACGCGTCCGCGCAGCCCGGCCGTCCCGAACCGGCCCTTCCGGGTCGCGGGGGAGTGGACGGGACGGGTGGACACCGAGGGCGGTGCGGTCCGGATCGCGCTCGGCTGA